Genomic segment of Cryptococcus neoformans var. neoformans JEC21 chromosome 5 sequence:
ACCAAGCATCTAAATGCGAATGTGCCTTATGACAAGCTCATATGCAGAAAGACCTCTTTAACGACCGACCGCCTGAATTTGGCTTCAATCGTCCAAATTCCTGTTGTGTATAGTTGAAAAACCTATATGTCGGTCCATTCCTCAGCACCTCTTCCCAATCGAGCTGTTAGCAGCCTTCGATCACGACAACAGCCCATAGCAGAGTACCAACCTCTGGATTTCGATCGTGAAGCATCTCAAGCAGCATATCAAGAGTGTCTGCATAATGAAAATGCTGCCAGTATCGCCAACTTGGGGGCGAACACAGCCAGGTCTACGTCCACCGCAGTGTCAAACGGCACCAACTTACCCTCCAGCCAGGCAACAATATCAGAAAAACAAGCAGGCATGTCATCTGCTTCATCAGACTACAAACCCAATGAGAAGACCACAAACTTAACCGGAGCTGGAAGGAACTATCAAGCCCAACCACAAGAGACAGCGGCACCCCTTGAAAAGAGTGGACGACCTTCTATCGTCTCGCCTGTGGCCGGCTCGTCGGCgccacctcttccccctaGAGAAGCCATACCGCAGGTGAACAATAGTGGCCCAACACCAGGCGATCTAGCGCGCCCTCCTTCTTACCCAGGAAAGAATCTCCAGACtgtggacgaggaagatagagggaaaggaaaaaggaaagctTTGCCTCCGGTGCCTGCGGATGTACCGACGCAAGTGAGTTGATTCTTTGCTGCCACCAGCCTTCCTCTGCAATCTAATTTGATATGGCAGTATGCTGACTGCTTAATAGGAGCCAGCGCCATGGCAGTAAGTACAACCCTTCCCCTTTTGAAGAGTCTTTTACCACAGTCTCCGCAGTCTAATTGAGAGATGGCGGCGTGGCCACCCCCTTATGCTATGCTAAAAAGTTAGGGGTCAAGGGTTGACTGTTTCCTTGCTACAGGCCTGACTACAAACCTCAAATACCAGAGTCTTTGATTGCCCCCTCTGTCCAACATGCCTACACAAGCCTCTCAGCCCCGCCTCCTAATATTCAACAACGAAACAAACCTCCAGTGAATATGCCCCAACCTGTGGGTTACATGACCGCCTCCGCTGGTGTACCTAGCTCCTCCAAGCCCGCGCCTCGACCTGCCAGTATAAGGACTGGGAGCCAGACAGGTGGACAGCTCACAGCTGAGCCGGTTACCTTATCCCCTACTGGCTCTGTGCCCtctccgtcttcctctccaccccCTCGCCCCCGACCCGAAGCCGAAACTCAAGTGACTATCAAAGCTCCGGACAAGACCCCCATCTGGTCTACACATTATCTTGACCCCTGTCTACGCTCCACCGTTATACATGTGCCGCACCAGATATCCAACATTGCGAATGTCGCTCTCAGTGGTTTGGCCAGCGGACCAAAAGAAATGTTTAACACAACTATCGGTGCTCCGATAGATGGGTTGGCCAGGGAGGTCAAGGGGTGGACAATAGGGGCCGATGGGAAATTCTCAACAGAGGAAGGTGGTATTGAATTGGGAATTGGGGTCATCAGGAGTGGCCGggtggagggagaggggggtaaagagggaaaggaaaagggcaaggataaggggaggaagatagCTCGAGTGGAAGTCAACAGCAAAAAGGGAGGCGTCAAAGTTGATGTTGTAAGTAAACTGCTGCATTGGGGTCGTTTGTCAAACGTTGATTGTCAAATAGGTTGAGATTGATAGGCACAGACAGATCGATCTCCGGGTGGAAACAAAGTCGGGCGATGTTTTGGTCCTGCTGTAAGTTGCCTCATTGTCTCCAAGCACACATTTTAACCTGGATGCAGTCCCGAAAACTTTCTAGGTCCTATACACATCACCTCCCCCCAGTGTCCAACATATTTGCCTatcatctctcctctcaTCAAACCCACCGTTAACCCTTACGCCAACTTCTATACCACGTACATGGTACCCCTTGCTCTTGCGCGTGATCCAAAACATTCGTCCTCCCGAGAGTATACAACCGCCAAAAACATTGAGAAATACGTGCCGAAATCCTTCAGAGAGGAGAATGATATCCTTGATCAGGTCACAGGTGGATACACGAGCCATGTGAGAAAATCTTGGAGTAAGCTGAACATCAAGACCGAAAAAGGGAGGGTTGTTGTAGGTATGCGGGAGAGtaaagacgaagaagttgTCAAGGAACTAGGGTTGAGGGTCGGTAGGATCGACGGtgtcaagaaggataagaaATGGTGGAAGTTGTAGGGATTATGATTTTGGAGAGTTGCGACCTATCGCCCGTTGGGTTCATCTTGCATATGTAGTTTTGTCCTTGCTCCTCctgatgttgttgacatGCTATGATCTAATCTTTCTTGAAAAGCTCAAGTAGAGTCGTTTTGCAAGGTGCAATGAAAGGACTTTTGCATGCTGATTATTGTAGAGAACAATGCGAATATATGTTATGATGTACAAGCAGAGACGTTGGAATATATATGGCCTAAAATGACGGTTTATGGATCAGAAACCTGCCGGGTCATTAGTCATTGCGACACTCTTTTCCAAAAACCGATGGGCTTACAGCATTCACAGTCGAAGGGGCACAAGGGTGTACCGCCAGCCTCCGGGTCAATCTTCAGTTCAGCTTCCTTATAGATTAAGAAGCCTTCTTCAGTCTTTCGCCCTTCATATGCAAGTCAGAAAAGCAATAAGAGTTCGCAAAGAGCTGACTCACTTGGCCCAGTACCCCTAGAATCTCTAAAaatctcatcatcttcatcctctttcctaTCTCTTTTGGTTCCCTTGTCCTTTTTTGTCTTTGTTGTCGCTGGCGGCTCGGGAAGAACGACAGGGATAGTCGAGGGGTCTATCACCGTCTCCACCTTACTTGAAGACTCCCGTTCGTCCTCGTCTGGGATGAAAGACGCTACAGtcttgaccttcttcttcttcttttccttgtctcCGCTTTCTATGCTGACAGAAGGAGCTGCAGATTCCTCGATAAAGACAGCCTTTGACTTgcccttgctcttcttcttctcagaTTCGACAACGGACTCTGGTTTGCTCTTGCTGACTTTGGGCTTGGCAAAGATGTCGTCAATGTCGGTTACCGTCGCTTGGGCAGGTTTGGCGGGCTTAGAGGTAGCGGCGGCATTGGTCTTCTTGGGCATTTTGAAAAGCTTGGTTGCCGATGAGCTACTGACCAAAATTTCGAGACGACAAAGAATAATAAATGTTTTGATTTTAGAAGCAGCGAGGggttattttttttttccttttttctcccttttttttggctAGACGTCGCAAGCTGCATACCCAACTTACTGTCTCAATCATGCTTCAATTGCATTCCTGCTTATATCATCTCTGAATTGGAAGAGCCCTTCAAAATGGAAGAGTATCTGCTTGCATGAGCGATAGCATGAACAATATTATCCTATGTACACTGGCTGCATGCCCGATCCATGTCTAACGTTAAGAGAAAAAATAGAGAAATTGAAATGCCAAACAATCTGTATCAGATGATAATCGAGGTCGTAAAAAACACAACACCAACACCGAGGAGAGTTCCTACACCCCGGTCTAGtctatcttcctccaccactaCCCCTGATCTTTCCGACCATCCTCTCATTGAGCCACGGCGAAAGCCACGACTGAGGTGTCAGAGTGACTCAATGAAACCTTCACGCTCTTACCTCCCGCTGCAGCAAGCGCATCCCCGCTCAACTTGACAGTCGGTCCAGAAGAAGTAGAGACaatctcaatctccttcaagGGAGCACCAGCGCCCTTGGAAGGGACAGAGAGAGCCTTGAACACGGCTTCCTTGGCAGCCCATCGACCGGCAAAGGAGGCAGTGGGGTCGGCAGCAGAGTTACAGTAGGAGATTTCATCGGCAGTGAAGTTGCGTTCACGGAATGTTTCGGAGGTAGGGACATTAGAGATGAGCTCGGTGTCAACACTATATATTGTCAGCACTATTCCTATTTCAGATCACACTCCGAAACTCACCCGACACCAGAGAGAGCACCAGCCTGGTCGAACATGGCCTTCAAAGTCTCCGCGTTCTTAATATCAAGGGGAACCTTGGTGGGCAACTTGCCCTGGAAGGCAAAAGAATTCTTGCTAGGTCCAGCCCTGGCGAGAGGATTCAACAAGACACTGCCCTCAAGCTCAGCAGTGTAAGGAGGTCCGTCCTTGATCTGCACcatgttgttgttgacaagGGCAGAGGACATTCGAGAGTAGGTGTTGAGCTCACGGTCCTGTCGTCGCTTCTTGTAAGCCTCAAGCTCATGGGTTTGGAGAGCGGCGAACAAGTATCGAGGATGAACAATGGCGACCTGACCACCGACCTGACCGAAACCGAAAGAGGTGAGAAGACCACACTCGAGTCGAACGTGCTGGATGGGTTTAGAGGGGTAGAAGAGGTGGCGGAAAGCACGGAGCTCTTCAGAGATGTTGTCGGCATTGTGGTTACCGGGGACAAGAGCACTGTTAATGGTCTGGCACATGCCGTTGAACATCCACGCGGCGGCACCACCCTTGGGGTGACCAGTCAAGCTCTTCTGCGCAATAACGGGGACGGCATTACCAGGAGTTCGACCAAGCTGTTCGAACTGAAGGTTGTAGACACCAGACTCGTTCTTGTCGTTTGCCTTGGTACTGGTACCGTGGCAAGAGATGGCACCGACGCTGTCGGCATTAAGACCCCAAACGGCGAGGGCGCGACGCAAGGGAGCAATGTTGGGGTGGGAACCCTCGAGCATACCAAAGGTAGCAAGAGCATCTTTCTCCTGCCTCCTCGcctcgtcatcgatgaACGCCACTCGGTTCTGGAACCACTCCTCGTTGTCGCCACCCTTTCGGGTCTCGAGCTCCATACGGAGGAGCTCGTGCTCGTTCTCAAGCCATTGAGAGATCTGCTTGCGTCGGAACGCGAGTTGTCGAGACCGGTATTTGATGTCGAGTAAGGGCAAAGCCTCCTTGGGGGTGACTTCACGGGCAGTAGAGAGGATACCTCGACCGGGAGCAGGGATGGATCGACCAGCCTTGTCAGTGTGGGTGGAGGTGTAGGCGACAATACCCTGGATTGAGGCACCCATCTCGATGGCGGTCTTTGCAGACATCATGACGTGCACACCACAACCCTGAGACTCCATGAAGCCGGAACGGGTAGAAGTCATAGGTCGAGAGAACTCGTTGGGTTCACGGCCCATGGCAAACTCGGTTTCGGCGTTAGAGGTGGCCTTCATATTGGCGAATTCGAAAGAGCCTTCTTCAGAAAAGTCGTCGAAACCACCGGCAATCATGACCTTGGCCTTGCCGGTAAGGATGGTATCGCAAGCGATCTCGACGGATTGGAGGGCGGTAGCGCACGCACCGACGGGGATCTTGACGGGACCACTGGAagaaagcaaaagaaggTTGACCCAACCGGCGACGGTGTTGATGAAACTGCGACACTTTGCATCAGTACCCTGCTACTTTTAcgaacaaaaaaaaagaagactgTAACTCACGTTTCCTGCAAAACATCCTTCTGAacatctctctcctctcgccTATCCTTGAACATCGCACTCATAGAATGCATACCACCCATACCGGAACCCAAAGAAGTACCAACCTCGCTGGGGTGGATGTACTTGTACAACTCGTAAGGGTCGGTGACACCGGACATGATCAAAGCCTCCATAGTGCAGACCAAAGCCCAAAGGGCCGTCCTGTCAGTCTGGGCGATAATATCATCGGGCAAACCGAATCGACGAGCGTCCCAACCGGTAGGAAGCTGGCCAGCGACGACTCGGTCAAACTTGACGGCcttggggaggaagatcCTGGCACCCTTGTTGAACTTGACGAACCACTCGCCGGATTCCTGGGCCCAGATGTCGACCTTGTCGCCGTGCTCGCGCTTGAATCGAGCGGCCTCTTCAGCGGCGACTTCAAGCGGTTCGAGATCGTGGTTGAGCTCAATCTCCTGAATGaagcccttcttctcaggGTTGTAACCCCAGAACAAGTCGGGTtctgaagaaaaaaaaaggatatTATTAGCCTATTAACCACTTTTTcaggggagaaggaaaaagaataTACTCACCGATAAGACGAATACCGGCGTGCTTGATAATGTCCTTTTCGTACTTGGTCTTGACGTCCTTGTCATCGACAGGCTCACCAGACTTGGCGTCAACCCATCCGACGTAGGTCTGGCCGTTACCGAGTTTACCGTCAAGGTGCTTGATGAAGCCCATCATCCAGGCCATCTCGATACAGCCCTCAATGGAAAACTCGCCACGGgcctccatctcccatcGGGTCCTTGAAGAACCCCAAGGACCGACTTCAGCAAAACCGGTACAGACGATAACCTTGTCAAGGTCGATCAAGCCCTGAAGATGCTTGAGTTCGTTGAGAATGTCGTCACTGTCGATCTTGGGGAAGTCGAACGAAAAGTTGGCTCGGGGAGTGATGGCGACCTTTTGATGAAGCCTTTCGGCATCACCGCCGTTGATGACACGGAAGTCGGCGGCGTTGTCGATGGTGATGGCCTTTCGCAATTCGGCAACTCGGTTGATGTCGACTCGGATGGAAGTCATGACCTCGGCCAAACCGGCGACACGGTCCATACCACCGTTCAGGTCGGCCCAGATGGGTTCGATCTGGGTAATGTCGAACAAGAGAGGGTGCATGAGACCAAGAATGTTGAAGGCCATTTCTTTGGCGGAGAAAGTCCTGACACCGAGCTTTTCGAGACCCTCGGCAACAAAGTTGGTAGCGCTCATGAGACCGGTACCTCGAGTCCAACCGATGACGGCACCGGCGATACAGAGGTACTCTCCCCAGCTTTCAGCGGACCACCTGTTGAACAAGGTCTCGAGGGAAATCTTGGACTCGGAATAGAGACCGTCGTTACCAAAGATACCGTGGttgggagaaagagggaggaCGACCTGGGTGGGTCGGGTGACGAATTGACGAGCGGCCTTTTTCTGCT
This window contains:
- a CDS encoding fatty-acid synthase complex protein, putative, producing the protein MAAEGMDKESIVRRELTSRCIAIMNRADPALLDYMKYHIDNADPSKGPTFQKIKEFGQILLDNCKEVVDKPPVYRDVALPTAPHTEISAKGDIVYSEVSRQNVRKLESYVKEMASGGEVEPAVNLEKVQSDIEKLWDLVNSQPSITAAQKSAIKSMYSEVVKSLGQSSGSALEDAESPAIARAKGPKQRRSSSQFLRPNVEDRTEVEEAHLPFLHLKRKTGTSFSYSAKLTNIYFDVLTEIATSGVTFAKKAALLTGVGKGSIGVEILKGLLSGGCTCIVTTSRYSRAAVDYYKNIFHEIGSKGSKLIVVPFNGASRQDVEALVDYIYSTLQIDLDYIIPFAALPENGREIDSIDDKSELAHRLMLTNLLRLLGAVKQKKAARQFVTRPTQVVLPLSPNHGIFGNDGLYSESKISLETLFNRWSAESWGEYLCIAGAVIGWTRGTGLMSATNFVAEGLEKLGVRTFSAKEMAFNILGLMHPLLFDITQIEPIWADLNGGMDRVAGLAEVMTSIRVDINRVAELRKAITIDNAADFRVINGGDAERLHQKVAITPRANFSFDFPKIDSDDILNELKHLQGLIDLDKVIVCTGFAEVGPWGSSRTRWEMEARGEFSIEGCIEMAWMMGFIKHLDGKLGNGQTYVGWVDAKSGEPVDDKDVKTKYEKDIIKHAGIRLIEPDLFWGYNPEKKGFIQEIELNHDLEPLEVAAEEAARFKREHGDKVDIWAQESGEWFVKFNKGARIFLPKAVKFDRVVAGQLPTGWDARRFGLPDDIIAQTDRTALWALVCTMEALIMSGVTDPYELYKYIHPSEVGTSLGSGMGGMHSMSAMFKDRREERDVQKDVLQETFINTVAGWVNLLLLSSSGPVKIPVGACATALQSVEIACDTILTGKAKVMIAGGFDDFSEEGSFEFANMKATSNAETEFAMGREPNEFSRPMTSTRSGFMESQGCGVHVMMSAKTAIEMGASIQGIVAYTSTHTDKAGRSIPAPGRGILSTAREVTPKEALPLLDIKYRSRQLAFRRKQISQWLENEHELLRMELETRKGGDNEEWFQNRVAFIDDEARRQEKDALATFGMLEGSHPNIAPLRRALAVWGLNADSVGAISCHGTSTKANDKNESGVYNLQFEQLGRTPGNAVPVIAQKSLTGHPKGGAAAWMFNGMCQTINSALVPGNHNADNISEELRAFRHLFYPSKPIQHVRLECGLLTSFGFGQVGGQVAIVHPRYLFAALQTHELEAYKKRRQDRELNTYSRMSSALVNNNMVQIKDGPPYTAELEGSVLLNPLARAGPSKNSFAFQGKLPTKVPLDIKNAETLKAMFDQAGALSGVGVDTELISNVPTSETFRERNFTADEISYCNSAADPTASFAGRWAAKEAVFKALSVPSKGAGAPLKEIEIVSTSSGPTVKLSGDALAAAGGKSVKVSLSHSDTSVVAFAVAQ